The following proteins are co-located in the Desulfonauticus submarinus genome:
- a CDS encoding glycosyltransferase family 4 protein, producing MKIYLDGIFYKGAGIGRYYENLLRELGRRKFYIYTLVPLKYKGDFDNEFNAMSNIKPIFVDYEKFSLKGIFWAHKILNNLKREVDLFCFPHINIPIFFEGQIILTIHDLRPFGVFWDRGFLRTEVVKYLYKSAIKKANYIVAISHSTKDEMLNIFSEINGIDKKIHVIYNSIEDKFINKELLNRNRLIRKRYILYIGSRKKHKNLERLIYAFKDLQTNIRCILVIAGKTEIEKKNFIDRLIQKLNLNELVVLIDNPSDEVLMNLYYYADLFVFPSLYEGFGYPPLEAIALNTAAITSNIPIFREILGIEIACFNPYSIEDMRDKILNVLKNREKRDRLLKIGKKRLVYFSNRKNIPRYINLFHKIIK from the coding sequence ATGAAAATTTATCTGGATGGAATTTTTTATAAGGGGGCAGGTATAGGCAGATATTATGAAAATTTGTTGAGAGAACTAGGGAGAAGAAAATTTTATATTTATACTTTGGTCCCTTTAAAATATAAAGGTGATTTTGATAACGAATTCAATGCAATGAGCAATATTAAGCCTATCTTTGTAGATTATGAGAAGTTTTCATTAAAAGGTATATTTTGGGCACATAAAATATTAAATAATCTAAAAAGAGAAGTAGATTTATTTTGTTTTCCCCATATAAATATACCTATATTTTTTGAAGGCCAAATTATATTGACTATCCATGATTTAAGGCCTTTTGGTGTTTTTTGGGATAGAGGTTTTTTAAGAACAGAAGTAGTTAAATATTTATATAAGAGTGCGATTAAGAAAGCAAACTATATTGTTGCTATATCTCATTCTACTAAAGATGAAATGTTAAATATTTTTTCAGAGATTAATGGAATTGATAAAAAGATACATGTTATTTATAATTCAATTGAAGACAAATTTATAAATAAAGAATTATTAAATAGAAATAGATTAATAAGAAAAAGATATATTTTATATATAGGAAGCAGAAAAAAACACAAGAATTTAGAAAGGTTAATATATGCATTTAAGGATCTTCAGACTAATATTAGGTGTATACTTGTAATTGCAGGTAAAACAGAGATAGAGAAAAAAAATTTTATAGATAGATTAATTCAAAAATTAAATTTAAATGAGCTTGTTGTGTTAATAGATAATCCTTCTGATGAAGTACTGATGAATCTTTATTATTATGCAGATTTGTTTGTATTTCCAAGTTTATATGAAGGATTTGGATATCCTCCTTTGGAGGCAATTGCTTTAAATACTGCTGCGATAACATCCAATATTCCTATTTTTAGAGAAATTTTGGGCATAGAGATTGCTTGCTTTAATCCGTATTCTATAGAGGATATGAGAGATAAGATTCTCAATGTTTTAAAAAATAGAGAAAAAAGAGATAGGTTGTTAAAAATAGGAAAAAAAAGGTTAGTATATTTTAGTAATAGAAAAAATATACCAAGATATATTAATCTTTTTCATAAAATTATTAAATGA
- a CDS encoding glycosyltransferase family 4 protein codes for MKILIFNTLYYPNQIGGAEKSVQLLAEGLLKDGKEPIVVTTSDKDCINYINGVKVYYIKTINLYWVYNAKKEKKYKKPIWHLIDSYNPFNKKINDVIEVENPDVVHTNNLAGFSVSVWKLAKDKDIKIVHTLRDYYLLCPKSTMFNEKLNKNCEKQCLACKLYSMPRKKYSKYVDVVVGVSKFILNKHLRYGYFKNVNKSVIYNSVEVPTNFKKKNMDKKEIIFGYVGTLSKSKGIEFLLENFKNLDLKNTKLFIYGKGLTKEYENYLKQKYQDKDLIFKGFKKPQDIYKNIDILIVPSLWNEPFGRIVPEANSYGIPVLASDTGGLSELVENGKNGYLFDLDKENDFEEKLRLTIEMYKKKQFEFNTNLFSLDTIINEYINLYSC; via the coding sequence ATGAAAATATTAATCTTCAATACACTTTATTATCCAAATCAAATAGGGGGAGCTGAAAAATCTGTTCAGTTGTTGGCTGAAGGATTATTAAAAGATGGTAAAGAACCTATTGTGGTTACTACTTCAGATAAAGATTGTATAAATTATATTAATGGAGTAAAAGTGTATTATATAAAGACTATTAATCTTTATTGGGTATATAATGCAAAAAAAGAAAAAAAATATAAAAAACCTATTTGGCATTTGATAGATAGTTATAATCCATTTAATAAAAAAATAAATGATGTTATTGAAGTGGAAAATCCTGATGTTGTACATACTAATAATTTGGCAGGATTTTCTGTAAGTGTGTGGAAGCTAGCAAAAGATAAAGATATAAAAATAGTGCATACATTAAGAGACTACTATTTATTATGTCCAAAGTCTACAATGTTTAATGAAAAATTAAATAAAAATTGTGAAAAACAATGTTTAGCTTGTAAATTATATTCTATGCCAAGAAAAAAATATTCAAAATATGTAGATGTCGTTGTTGGGGTAAGTAAATTTATATTAAATAAGCATTTAAGATATGGATATTTTAAAAATGTTAATAAAAGCGTTATTTATAATAGTGTAGAGGTGCCTACTAATTTTAAAAAGAAAAATATGGACAAAAAAGAAATAATATTTGGATATGTTGGGACTTTATCAAAAAGTAAAGGTATTGAATTTTTATTAGAAAATTTTAAAAATTTAGATTTAAAAAATACAAAACTCTTTATTTATGGAAAAGGCCTTACAAAGGAATATGAGAATTATTTAAAGCAAAAATATCAAGATAAAGACTTAATTTTTAAAGGTTTTAAAAAACCGCAAGATATTTATAAAAATATTGATATTTTAATAGTTCCATCTTTATGGAATGAACCTTTTGGTAGAATTGTTCCAGAAGCAAATAGTTACGGAATCCCTGTTTTAGCATCCGATACTGGAGGTTTGTCAGAATTAGTAGAAAATGGTAAGAATGGTTATCTTTTTGATCTAGACAAAGAAAATGATTTTGAGGAAAAATTAAGACTTACCATAGAGATGTATAAGAAAAAACAGTTTGAATTTAATACAAATTTATTTAGCTTAGATACTATCATTAATGAATATATAAATTTATATTCATGTTGA